Proteins from a genomic interval of Staphylococcus debuckii:
- a CDS encoding GNAT family N-acetyltransferase: protein MRKVREATPADVVSIRDVATKAWYNTYLNIYAARTVNELLAAAYNEQHLTKRLKDQLFLVAEEDGEIVGFANFINGSELFLSAHYVRPESQRKGYGTDLLEAGLKHFKGQYDAVYLEVDNQNTEGVEYYKQHGFELVRAYHHEMYGEVMDLALMKKEL, encoded by the coding sequence ATGCGAAAAGTAAGAGAAGCAACACCAGCAGATGTCGTGAGCATTAGAGATGTCGCAACAAAAGCTTGGTACAATACTTATTTGAATATTTATGCTGCGAGAACAGTCAACGAATTGTTAGCAGCTGCATATAATGAACAACATTTAACTAAAAGATTGAAAGACCAGCTATTTTTAGTAGCCGAAGAAGACGGAGAGATTGTAGGGTTTGCCAACTTTATTAATGGCAGCGAGTTATTCTTATCCGCCCACTATGTACGTCCAGAATCTCAACGTAAAGGGTACGGAACTGATTTGTTAGAAGCTGGCTTGAAACATTTTAAAGGCCAATACGATGCAGTTTATCTAGAAGTAGATAATCAAAATACAGAAGGCGTTGAATATTATAAACAACATGGCTTTGAACTAGTACGTGCCTACCATCATGAAATGTATGGCGAGGTGATGGACTTAGCTTTAATGAAAAAAGAACTCTGA
- a CDS encoding flavodoxin family protein, with protein sequence MITVLFGGSRPAGNSAELAKITLQDLEYNWIDLTQYHFNPVRDVRHDEQIISDYNDDYKNIIDQVLKSDTVLLVSPVYWYSVSASMKAFIDHWSETLRDPNYPDFKEKMAQIDFRLILVGGDCPKIKARPCMHQIEYSLEFLGATLKDYLIGNANAPGEIVKDTYAVRIAEKWNSEFKYNSKTLQETK encoded by the coding sequence ATGATTACAGTTTTATTTGGAGGTAGCAGACCAGCAGGGAACTCGGCAGAATTAGCAAAAATAACTTTACAAGATTTAGAATATAATTGGATTGACTTAACTCAATATCATTTTAATCCAGTCAGAGATGTTAGACACGACGAGCAAATCATCTCGGATTACAACGATGATTATAAAAATATTATAGACCAGGTACTAAAAAGCGACACCGTTTTATTAGTGTCACCTGTATATTGGTATAGCGTATCAGCTTCTATGAAAGCATTTATCGATCATTGGTCTGAAACTTTAAGAGATCCGAATTATCCAGATTTCAAAGAAAAAATGGCACAGATAGATTTTCGTTTGATTTTAGTCGGTGGAGATTGTCCTAAAATTAAAGCGAGACCTTGCATGCATCAAATAGAATATAGTCTTGAATTTTTAGGAGCAACTCTCAAAGATTATTTAATCGGTAATGCAAATGCCCCAGGAGAGATTGTGAAAGATACGTATGCAGTGAGAATTGCTGAAAAATGGAATTCAGAATTTAAATATAACAGCAAAACACTACAAGAAACAAAATAG
- a CDS encoding HAD family hydrolase: MSLEGIKAVVFDLEGTLLDRKKSRDKFIEEQYERFHDYLVHVQAQDYKKQFIELDDDEDHDKPELYKAIIKRFHIDRLTWKDLFADFEMHFYRYVFPYHDTQYTLERLVKRGYLIGVIANGKSRIKQYRLDSLGILSYINFLSTSEMVGFRKPHPKIFEDIIDQLGVKAEEVMYVGDDALNDVAPARAMGMVSVWFNHEDEEVELAPEEHEMDYEIATLEELLELLPDEAPNPEESEEADGTIYDER, translated from the coding sequence ATGAGTTTAGAAGGAATTAAAGCAGTTGTATTTGATTTAGAAGGTACTTTGCTAGATCGTAAAAAGTCGAGAGATAAATTTATTGAAGAACAATATGAGCGTTTCCATGATTATTTAGTTCATGTTCAAGCGCAAGATTATAAGAAACAATTTATTGAACTGGATGATGATGAAGATCATGATAAACCTGAACTATATAAAGCAATTATTAAGCGTTTCCATATCGATCGTTTAACTTGGAAAGACTTATTTGCGGATTTTGAAATGCACTTTTACCGCTATGTATTTCCATATCATGACACGCAGTATACGCTTGAACGGTTGGTGAAGCGGGGTTACTTAATCGGCGTGATTGCAAATGGCAAATCACGTATTAAACAATATCGTTTAGACAGCTTAGGCATCTTGTCCTATATTAACTTTTTATCTACATCAGAGATGGTAGGTTTCAGAAAGCCGCATCCGAAAATATTTGAAGATATTATTGATCAACTGGGTGTGAAAGCTGAAGAAGTCATGTATGTCGGTGATGATGCTTTGAATGATGTTGCCCCTGCCAGAGCAATGGGAATGGTAAGTGTATGGTTCAATCATGAAGATGAAGAAGTAGAACTTGCACCTGAAGAACATGAAATGGATTACGAAATTGCGACACTTGAAGAATTGTTAGAATTACTGCCAGATGAAGCACCAAATCCTGAGGAGAGTGAAGAAGCAGATGGAACTATTTACGACGAAAGATAA
- a CDS encoding alpha/beta fold hydrolase, protein MELFTTKDNTAINYETKGSGQPLVMIHSAFENYSIFNQIADKLAHSYQIVLIDLRGHGFSDKPMEINFETYASDIKELLDYLYIRHAFFVGQELGASIAVDFAVKHPSYTDALILINPTTVQKELPSERLFKKYADKIRTWEEDKQEKFLDKHTYGSMKKIKKFSKNVSDTTGLMTEYEKRAVAKSFTRDTIAMELNEVKASTLIIAGKYDERSTSEDIETFLHDIPDAQLETFKRSGLYPMAEEMREFLEVTTAFFNVQAVLDDEQKRLQTSHKE, encoded by the coding sequence ATGGAACTATTTACGACGAAAGATAATACAGCTATTAATTATGAGACAAAGGGAAGCGGCCAACCGCTTGTTATGATACATTCTGCGTTTGAGAATTATTCAATTTTTAACCAGATTGCAGACAAATTAGCGCATTCTTATCAAATTGTGTTGATTGATTTACGTGGCCATGGTTTTTCTGATAAACCAATGGAAATCAATTTCGAAACGTATGCTTCAGATATTAAAGAATTATTGGATTACTTATATATCCGCCATGCGTTCTTTGTCGGCCAAGAACTAGGAGCTTCTATTGCAGTCGATTTTGCAGTGAAGCACCCAAGTTATACAGATGCTTTAATATTAATTAATCCTACGACTGTGCAAAAAGAATTGCCTTCAGAACGCCTTTTCAAAAAATATGCTGATAAAATCAGAACGTGGGAAGAAGATAAGCAAGAGAAATTCTTAGATAAACATACTTATGGTTCTATGAAAAAAATTAAAAAGTTCTCTAAAAATGTTTCGGACACGACGGGTCTGATGACGGAATACGAAAAAAGAGCAGTTGCGAAATCATTCACTAGAGATACTATCGCTATGGAATTGAATGAAGTTAAAGCCTCGACATTAATCATTGCAGGCAAATATGACGAACGTTCTACTTCAGAAGATATTGAAACATTTTTACATGATATTCCAGATGCCCAATTAGAAACCTTTAAACGCTCTGGCTTATATCCGATGGCGGAAGAAATGAGAGAATTCTTAGAAGTTACGACTGCCTTTTTCAATGTTCAAGCAGTATTGGATGATGAACAAAAACGCTTGCAGACGTCTCATAAAGAATAA
- a CDS encoding HD domain-containing protein — MSETDYGTKKLFEEKVFKDPIHRYIHVKDQVIWDLIKTKEFQRLRRIKQLGTLYLSFHTAEHSRFGHSLGVYEIVRRIIDESFRGREAWNDADRPLALCAALLHDLGHGPFSHSFEKIFDTDHEAFTQAIITGDTEVNEVLSRVSPTFPQEVAEVINKTHENKLVISMISSQIDADRMDYLQRDAYFTGVSYGKFDMERILRLMRPTKDEVLIKESGMHAVENFIMSRYQMYWQIYFHPVSRGGEVLLNNTLKRAKELYQDGYEFERFPTDFIPFFEGTMTIEQYVDLDEAVVLYYLKEWIKERDPILSDLARRFINRDLFKFLPFDGSIITMNELRELFEEAGINPNYYFVSESFSDLPYDYDRPGSNRQPIHLLQRNGKIREISSQSMVIQSITGINRQDYKLYFPKELIYNIEDDAIRERIISILNELN; from the coding sequence ATGTCAGAGACAGATTACGGCACTAAAAAATTATTTGAAGAGAAAGTATTCAAAGATCCGATTCATCGTTACATTCATGTAAAAGATCAAGTTATTTGGGACTTGATTAAAACAAAAGAATTTCAACGATTGCGCAGAATCAAACAACTTGGAACACTTTATCTGTCATTTCATACGGCAGAACATAGTCGCTTCGGCCATTCTCTCGGCGTCTATGAAATCGTACGCCGGATTATAGACGAATCTTTCAGAGGAAGAGAAGCCTGGAATGATGCAGACCGTCCACTTGCCTTATGTGCAGCACTTTTACACGATTTAGGGCATGGTCCTTTTTCTCACAGCTTTGAAAAAATCTTTGATACCGATCACGAAGCATTCACTCAAGCCATTATTACTGGCGATACCGAAGTGAATGAAGTGCTCAGCCGTGTTTCACCGACGTTTCCGCAAGAAGTGGCAGAGGTGATTAATAAAACACATGAAAATAAACTCGTCATTTCGATGATATCTTCCCAAATCGATGCAGACCGAATGGATTATCTGCAACGTGATGCCTACTTTACAGGTGTGTCTTACGGTAAATTCGATATGGAACGGATTCTGCGTTTAATGCGTCCGACGAAAGATGAAGTGCTGATTAAAGAAAGCGGCATGCATGCAGTGGAGAACTTTATAATGAGCCGTTATCAAATGTATTGGCAGATTTATTTCCATCCTGTCAGCCGTGGCGGGGAAGTATTATTGAATAATACATTGAAACGGGCTAAAGAGTTATACCAAGACGGATATGAATTCGAACGTTTTCCAACTGACTTCATTCCATTTTTTGAAGGCACAATGACGATTGAACAATATGTAGATTTGGATGAAGCGGTAGTCCTTTATTACTTAAAAGAGTGGATTAAAGAACGTGACCCAATTTTAAGCGATTTAGCGCGCCGTTTCATTAACCGCGACTTATTCAAATTCTTGCCGTTCGATGGTTCGATTATTACTATGAATGAGTTGCGCGAACTCTTTGAAGAAGCGGGCATCAACCCGAATTACTATTTTGTCAGCGAGTCATTCTCCGACTTGCCTTATGATTATGACCGCCCGGGGTCTAACCGCCAGCCGATTCACTTGCTGCAACGTAATGGAAAGATACGCGAAATCAGCAGCCAATCTATGGTAATACAGAGCATTACGGGCATCAATCGCCAAGATTATAAATTATATTTCCCTAAAGAATTGATTTATAATATTGAAGATGACGCAATACGCGAACGTATCATCAGTATTTTAAACGAACTTAATTGA
- a CDS encoding ABC transporter substrate-binding protein: protein MKQKLWVFLIVIILIAAGCSSPTKTDKKDNQDKAENAQKSKAKYHRIISLMPSNTEILYQLGLGDDIVGVSTVDDYPKDVKHKQKFDAMKLNKEQLLKAKPDLIVAHESQKGMDGKVLQSLKDKGVKVIYVKDAKNLNEIYDTFKQIGKVTGRESQADTLVYDTKHRVEAVLKEVPKHEKKPTVFLEVSHEPEIYTAGKNTFFNYMLEELHAENSFKDVEGWKKVSKESIIKHHPDILVTTEGISRSDYLKVIRKRGGFENLEAVKKGRIEAVDGDKISRPGPRIDQGLAELRDAIYRNE from the coding sequence ATGAAACAAAAATTATGGGTTTTCTTAATCGTCATTATCTTAATTGCTGCAGGATGTTCCTCGCCAACGAAAACAGATAAGAAGGACAATCAGGACAAAGCTGAGAATGCTCAAAAGTCTAAGGCTAAGTATCATCGTATTATCTCACTGATGCCGAGTAATACAGAAATTTTGTATCAGCTTGGGCTCGGCGATGATATTGTGGGTGTTTCTACGGTGGATGATTATCCGAAAGATGTGAAACATAAGCAGAAGTTTGATGCGATGAAATTGAATAAAGAACAACTTTTGAAAGCGAAACCGGATTTGATTGTCGCACATGAATCGCAAAAGGGTATGGATGGAAAAGTGCTGCAATCTTTGAAAGATAAAGGTGTAAAAGTCATCTATGTCAAAGATGCTAAGAATTTAAATGAAATTTATGATACCTTTAAGCAGATTGGAAAGGTGACAGGACGCGAATCTCAAGCGGACACATTAGTTTATGATACGAAACATCGTGTAGAAGCTGTGTTGAAAGAAGTACCAAAGCATGAGAAGAAACCGACTGTCTTTTTAGAAGTCTCTCATGAACCAGAAATTTATACAGCAGGTAAAAATACGTTCTTCAACTATATGTTAGAGGAACTGCATGCTGAAAATAGTTTCAAAGATGTAGAGGGATGGAAGAAGGTCAGCAAAGAAAGTATTATTAAACATCATCCGGATATCTTGGTTACTACAGAGGGGATTTCACGTTCAGATTATTTGAAAGTTATCCGTAAACGCGGTGGTTTTGAAAATTTAGAGGCAGTGAAGAAAGGAAGAATTGAAGCGGTAGATGGTGATAAAATTTCTCGTCCTGGTCCGCGTATTGATCAAGGACTAGCAGAGTTGCGAGATGCGATTTACCGTAATGAATAA
- a CDS encoding YwhD family protein: MEVRLLSENKGFKFNIIKNDPLDGHKGTNIGSISLDNVAPVFIDLQSKEAFIDIGAMHARADVEKGVKWITDKETVEGPEAKEYWLCWVTTERGEHGAYYAGLTACYLMVNKKIRRGYKSMPEHVNMMDKSMKHKVVIDHIGNENIDIIREFLKNHDIDMWNNSSDELKEALHDK, encoded by the coding sequence TTGGAGGTGAGACTTTTGTCAGAGAATAAAGGTTTTAAATTCAACATTATTAAAAATGATCCGCTTGACGGGCATAAAGGTACAAATATCGGGTCCATCAGTTTAGATAACGTTGCACCCGTGTTTATAGACTTGCAATCTAAAGAAGCATTTATCGATATCGGTGCGATGCATGCACGTGCGGATGTTGAAAAAGGCGTAAAATGGATTACCGATAAAGAAACGGTAGAAGGTCCAGAAGCTAAAGAATATTGGTTGTGCTGGGTCACTACAGAACGTGGCGAACATGGTGCTTATTACGCAGGTTTAACTGCATGTTATTTAATGGTGAATAAGAAGATTCGCCGCGGTTATAAGAGCATGCCGGAACACGTGAATATGATGGATAAATCCATGAAACATAAAGTAGTCATTGATCATATCGGTAATGAAAATATTGATATTATCCGTGAATTCTTGAAAAATCATGACATTGACATGTGGAATAATTCTAGTGATGAATTAAAAGAAGCATTGCACGATAAATAA
- a CDS encoding FecCD family ABC transporter permease, with translation MKQTKIIVSWSIVLIASIALSLFWHLGSWSNPLNNSILFEVRMPRMSEALLAGIGLSIAGQMFQTVLNNPLADSLTLGLASGSVLGAGMAVFIGLSSLFIPLASMVASIVTLVIVLVLTSVMSKGYPMRALILSGIMIGALFNAFLYLLILLDERRLKNIVMYMFGGFSAAEMREVAVITPVLVVCLVLLILLLPQIKLLQVGTLKAQSLSINVPVLMYSVLAIASIMTAVIISYTGIIGFIGMIVPQLIRRTYRVKLGGQMLLNGMIGGAVMVLADSLGAQLIAPTEIPASIILALLGIPVLGYLIATQPR, from the coding sequence ATGAAACAGACAAAAATCATTGTAAGTTGGTCTATTGTACTGATTGCGAGTATCGCGCTAAGTCTATTCTGGCATCTTGGCAGTTGGTCGAACCCTTTAAACAATAGTATTTTATTCGAAGTGCGGATGCCTAGAATGTCAGAAGCTTTATTGGCAGGCATCGGGCTTTCAATTGCAGGACAAATGTTTCAGACCGTATTGAATAATCCGCTTGCAGACAGCTTAACGCTTGGCCTTGCGAGCGGTTCTGTCTTAGGTGCGGGGATGGCTGTGTTCATCGGATTATCTAGTCTATTCATTCCGCTTGCTTCTATGGTAGCAAGCATTGTCACTTTAGTAATTGTGTTGGTGTTGACTTCCGTCATGTCCAAAGGCTATCCGATGCGTGCATTGATTTTATCAGGCATTATGATTGGGGCGCTTTTCAATGCCTTTCTTTATTTATTAATCTTATTAGACGAACGCCGACTAAAGAATATCGTAATGTATATGTTCGGAGGATTTTCTGCGGCGGAAATGCGTGAAGTCGCAGTCATTACTCCTGTATTAGTAGTCTGTCTCGTTTTGCTGATACTTTTGCTGCCTCAAATTAAATTATTGCAAGTCGGAACTTTAAAAGCACAATCGCTAAGTATTAATGTTCCAGTATTGATGTATAGTGTGTTAGCGATTGCTTCCATCATGACAGCAGTCATCATCTCTTATACGGGAATTATCGGTTTTATAGGAATGATTGTCCCGCAATTGATACGCCGAACATATAGGGTGAAACTTGGTGGACAGATGTTGTTAAATGGTATGATTGGAGGCGCAGTAATGGTCTTGGCGGATAGTTTAGGTGCGCAACTCATTGCACCGACTGAAATCCCTGCTAGTATTATTCTCGCATTGTTAGGCATACCTGTATTAGGGTATTTAATAGCGACACAACCGCGTTAG
- a CDS encoding nuclease-related domain-containing protein codes for MKAKGFSIIFLQLLPDCQYLKRIEFGEFSFVEFDFIVFTCEALYIFEIKHYRGPYLLEEGSLVHQYNKKIIHKNPFNQLNRAQLLLQSTLQEIGVDIPVISALVFTHPEFTLLNPLALKKQGTVLLRSELNQLKQKLKAGCFKRNSHIMNKLLRKFSPCKNKYIKVERLPFDTMKSGLRCPKCQKLTFAPPLARKRLWQCPHCKHELKQVDLIHHNLIELFICKGEPFSLSEAMKWCNCEKGNNNQHKMLYRILMTTFKHVGITKDRRYYLEMELW; via the coding sequence TTGAAGGCGAAAGGTTTTTCGATAATTTTTTTACAATTACTTCCTGATTGCCAGTATTTAAAGCGCATTGAATTTGGAGAATTTTCTTTTGTAGAGTTTGACTTTATTGTCTTTACTTGCGAAGCACTTTACATTTTTGAAATAAAACATTATCGTGGCCCTTATCTTTTAGAAGAAGGCAGTTTAGTGCATCAATATAATAAGAAAATTATTCATAAGAACCCTTTCAACCAATTGAATCGCGCCCAACTCCTTTTACAATCTACATTGCAGGAAATAGGCGTGGACATCCCCGTAATAAGCGCGCTGGTATTCACACATCCCGAATTCACACTTCTTAACCCTCTCGCTTTGAAAAAACAAGGCACAGTCCTTCTTCGTTCTGAACTCAACCAATTGAAACAGAAATTGAAAGCCGGTTGCTTTAAGCGCAACTCTCATATTATGAACAAGCTATTGAGAAAATTTTCCCCATGTAAAAATAAATACATCAAAGTGGAACGTCTACCGTTCGACACTATGAAATCCGGATTACGTTGTCCTAAATGTCAGAAACTCACATTCGCTCCTCCACTCGCACGAAAACGTTTATGGCAATGCCCTCATTGTAAGCATGAGTTAAAGCAAGTCGATTTGATTCATCATAATTTAATAGAATTGTTTATATGTAAAGGTGAGCCGTTTTCATTGAGTGAAGCTATGAAATGGTGCAATTGTGAAAAGGGAAATAACAATCAACATAAGATGCTTTATAGAATCTTGATGACTACATTTAAACATGTCGGCATCACGAAGGATAGACGCTATTATCTAGAAATGGAGTTGTGGTAA
- a CDS encoding DUF1934 domain-containing protein: MDQNIQIQTLQLIKRDGETDEFEYETNGTWQEKRQVEYIRYDEQIEDISIHVTLKIQDSEVKLMRSGEIKQNLHFVEGKDTVSLYEIPAGKIPLTVRTLSINHFIQPEASKLKIRYELFQEEEKMGTYLYQITYKEL; encoded by the coding sequence TTGGACCAGAATATCCAGATCCAAACATTGCAATTAATCAAACGCGATGGAGAAACCGATGAGTTTGAATACGAAACAAATGGCACTTGGCAAGAAAAGCGTCAAGTTGAATATATTCGTTATGATGAACAAATTGAAGATATTTCGATTCATGTCACATTGAAAATACAAGATAGCGAAGTTAAATTGATGCGTAGTGGAGAGATTAAGCAAAATCTGCATTTTGTTGAAGGCAAAGACACCGTTTCTTTGTATGAAATACCCGCAGGCAAAATTCCATTAACCGTCCGTACTTTAAGTATCAATCATTTTATACAGCCAGAAGCATCAAAGCTTAAAATTCGTTATGAACTTTTTCAAGAAGAAGAAAAAATGGGCACCTACCTTTATCAAATTACCTATAAGGAGCTGTAA
- a CDS encoding amidohydrolase: protein MSSELIRRLKEKEEKMVEMRRYLHAHPELSFKEVETPKYIADFYKGKDCKVETNVGDNGVKVTIDSGKPGKTIAIRADFDALPIEEATGLPFASENPGVMHACGHDAHTAYMLTLADTLIDMKDQFKGKVVVIHQPAEEMPPGGALGMIRDGVLEGVDHVLGVHVMSNGERGTIYYREGYVQTGRAIFKLTIHGQGGHGSSPHAANDAIVAGANFVTTVQTVVSRRLSPFETGVVSIGSFDAKGQFNVIKDKVEIEGDVRGLNDETKHRIAAELERIVDGLEHTFGVTCDYEFIDDYPALYNDPDFTEYVADTLKHAEHDAIQKVERCAPWPPSEDFAYYAKELPSAFIFAGAEPEEGEAYPHHHPKFNISETSMMSAAEAVGTVVLDYLNQDTEGK, encoded by the coding sequence ATGAGTTCAGAATTAATTCGCAGACTCAAAGAGAAAGAAGAGAAAATGGTGGAGATGCGCAGATATTTACATGCGCATCCTGAATTATCTTTCAAAGAGGTAGAAACACCGAAATATATTGCGGATTTCTATAAAGGAAAGGACTGTAAGGTAGAAACGAATGTCGGCGATAATGGGGTTAAAGTAACAATCGACAGTGGTAAGCCAGGGAAAACCATCGCAATTCGTGCTGACTTTGATGCATTGCCGATTGAAGAAGCTACCGGGCTGCCATTTGCGTCTGAGAATCCAGGCGTTATGCATGCGTGCGGCCACGATGCACATACAGCTTATATGCTGACTTTAGCAGATACATTAATCGATATGAAAGATCAATTTAAAGGCAAAGTCGTCGTAATTCATCAGCCGGCTGAAGAAATGCCTCCAGGCGGTGCACTCGGAATGATTCGTGACGGTGTCTTAGAAGGTGTAGACCATGTCTTAGGCGTTCACGTGATGAGTAATGGCGAACGTGGCACAATTTACTATCGAGAAGGCTACGTACAAACAGGGCGCGCCATTTTCAAATTGACGATTCACGGTCAAGGAGGACACGGCTCTTCACCGCATGCAGCTAATGACGCTATAGTAGCAGGTGCTAATTTCGTAACGACTGTTCAAACTGTGGTTTCTCGTCGTTTAAGTCCCTTCGAAACAGGCGTAGTCTCAATCGGTTCATTTGATGCCAAAGGACAATTTAATGTCATCAAAGATAAAGTTGAAATTGAAGGGGACGTCCGCGGCCTCAATGATGAAACTAAACACAGAATCGCTGCTGAATTGGAACGCATTGTAGACGGCCTTGAACATACCTTCGGCGTGACATGCGATTACGAATTTATAGACGACTATCCAGCACTTTATAACGACCCAGACTTCACAGAATACGTGGCAGATACATTGAAACATGCTGAACACGACGCTATTCAAAAGGTTGAACGTTGTGCACCATGGCCACCATCCGAAGATTTCGCTTATTATGCTAAAGAACTGCCAAGCGCCTTTATTTTTGCTGGGGCAGAGCCGGAAGAAGGAGAAGCCTACCCGCATCATCATCCAAAATTCAACATCAGCGAAACGTCCATGATGAGTGCGGCCGAAGCGGTCGGAACCGTCGTACTAGATTACTTGAATCAAGATACTGAGGGAAAATAA
- the argS gene encoding arginine--tRNA ligase yields MNIIDQVKQTLIEEITASVKAAELAEEVPEVKVEIPKDPKNGDYSTNIAMVLTKIAKRNPREIAQAIVDHLDKSKANVEKIEIAGPGFINFYLNNQYLTAIIPEALEKDKDFGRNEDPKHQKVLVEYVSANPTGDLHIGHARNAAVGDTLSNILDAAGYDVTREYYINDAGNQITNLAHSIEARYDQAMGKEAELPADGYHGKDIVNIGKDLAEKRPELKDLPEDERLKVFRQLGVDYEMEKLKKDLADFNTHFDGWFSETTLYDKGEIKKVLKLMEENGYTYEADGATWLRTSDFNDDKDRVIIKKDGSYTYFLPDVAYHYDKFHRDGGQDILINLFGADHHGYINRLKASVETYGIDADRLEIQIMQMVRLMQDGEEVKMSKRTGNAITLREIMDEVGIDAARYFLTMRSPDTHFDFDMELAKENSAENPVYYAQYAHARISSILKQAGERGITPSENADFSVITNDKAIDLLKKVAEFEPMIESAAEHRAPHRVTNYIQELAAAFHKFYNADKVLTDDDKKTQAYVSMVAAVQITLRNALALVGVSAPHTM; encoded by the coding sequence GTGAATATTATAGATCAAGTCAAACAAACATTAATTGAAGAAATCACAGCAAGTGTTAAAGCCGCTGAACTTGCAGAAGAAGTTCCTGAAGTCAAAGTGGAAATTCCGAAAGACCCTAAGAATGGGGATTACTCAACTAACATTGCGATGGTACTTACTAAAATTGCAAAACGCAACCCACGCGAAATTGCACAAGCTATCGTAGATCATTTAGATAAATCTAAAGCAAATGTAGAGAAAATTGAAATTGCAGGCCCTGGCTTCATCAATTTCTATCTTAATAATCAATATTTAACTGCGATTATTCCTGAAGCTTTAGAAAAAGATAAAGATTTCGGACGCAATGAAGATCCGAAACATCAAAAAGTATTAGTGGAGTATGTTTCAGCCAATCCAACTGGCGACTTGCATATTGGTCATGCGCGTAATGCAGCTGTCGGTGATACATTAAGCAATATTTTAGATGCTGCAGGTTATGATGTGACACGTGAGTATTACATTAATGATGCAGGTAATCAAATCACAAATTTAGCACATTCAATTGAAGCACGTTACGACCAAGCAATGGGTAAAGAGGCAGAACTTCCAGCTGACGGTTACCACGGTAAAGACATCGTGAATATCGGTAAAGACTTAGCTGAAAAACGTCCTGAATTGAAAGACTTGCCTGAAGATGAACGTTTGAAAGTCTTCCGTCAATTAGGTGTCGATTACGAAATGGAAAAATTGAAAAAAGACCTTGCTGATTTCAATACGCACTTTGACGGCTGGTTCAGTGAAACAACTTTATACGATAAAGGTGAAATTAAAAAAGTCTTAAAATTGATGGAAGAAAACGGCTACACTTATGAAGCGGACGGTGCCACTTGGTTGCGTACTTCTGACTTTAATGATGACAAAGACCGTGTCATTATTAAAAAAGACGGTTCATACACATACTTCTTGCCAGATGTGGCTTATCATTATGACAAATTCCATCGTGACGGCGGACAAGATATCTTAATCAACTTATTTGGTGCGGATCATCATGGATATATCAATCGTTTGAAAGCATCTGTTGAAACTTACGGTATTGATGCAGACCGTTTAGAAATTCAAATTATGCAAATGGTACGTTTGATGCAAGATGGCGAAGAAGTGAAAATGAGTAAACGTACAGGTAATGCCATTACTTTACGTGAAATCATGGATGAAGTCGGTATTGATGCAGCACGTTACTTCTTAACAATGCGCAGTCCGGATACACACTTTGATTTCGATATGGAATTAGCTAAAGAAAATTCAGCTGAAAACCCAGTGTATTATGCACAATATGCACATGCGCGTATTTCTTCAATTTTAAAACAAGCAGGCGAACGCGGTATTACACCATCTGAAAATGCAGATTTCAGTGTAATTACGAATGATAAAGCTATTGATTTATTGAAAAAAGTAGCTGAGTTCGAACCGATGATTGAAAGCGCGGCAGAACATCGTGCACCGCATCGTGTGACAAACTATATTCAAGAATTAGCTGCTGCTTTCCATAAATTCTATAACGCTGACAAAGTATTAACTGATGACGATAAGAAAACACAAGCGTATGTTTCTATGGTTGCAGCTGTACAAATTACTTTGCGCAATGCATTGGCTTTAGTCGGAGTATCTGCGCCACATACAATGTAA